In Betta splendens chromosome 22, fBetSpl5.4, whole genome shotgun sequence, the following proteins share a genomic window:
- the LOC114847945 gene encoding cleavage and polyadenylation specificity factor subunit 3 isoform X1, which yields MATKRKVEVIVPAEESDQLLIRPLGAGQEVGRSCIILEFKGRKIMLDCGIHPGLEGMDALPYIDLIDPAEIDLLLISHFHLDHCGALPWFLQKTSFKGRTFMTHATKAIYRWLLSDYVKVSNIAADDMLYTETDLEESMDKIETINFHEVKEVAGIKFWCYHAGHVLGAAMFMIEIAGVKLLYTGDFSRQEDRHLMAAEIPSVKPDILIIESTYGTHIHEKREEREARFCNTVHDIVNREGRCLIPVFALGRAQELLLILDEYWQNHPELHDIPIYYASSLAKKCMAVYQTYVNAMNDKIRKAININNPFVFKHISNLKSMDHFDDIGPSVVMASPGMMQSGLSRELFESWCTDKRNGVIIAGYCVEGTLAKHIMSEPEEITTMSGQKLQLKMSVDYISFSAHTDYQQTSEFIRALKPPHVILVHGEQNEMARLKAALIREYEDNDQVHIEVHNPRNTEAVTLNFRGEKLAKVMGSLADKKCVQGQRVSGILVKKNFNYHILNPSDLSTYTELAMSTVKQTQAIPFTGPYSLLVCHLRNLTGDVEELEGTEKNTLKIFKSITLIHTAGMVLLEWIANPLNDMYADAVTTVVLEVQSNPKAQKVMETQSTSMDMDVFQTRLEVMLQDMFGEESVDFRDGKTIYVTVDTKTVHICCETRSVCYEDESTEDDSLREMVELAVQRLYDALNPVI from the exons ATGGCTACAAAGCGCAAAGTAGAAGTGATTGTTCCTGCTGAGGAAAGTGACCAGCTCCTTATTCGCCCGCT TGGGGCTGGTCAGGAGGTCGGGAGGTCATGCATCATCTTAGAGTTTAAAGGAAGGAAAATAATG CTGGACTGTGGCATTCACCCTGGCTTGGAGGGGATGGATGCTCTTCCCTACATAGACTTGATCGACCCAGCTGAGATagacctgctgctcatcagccA TTTCCACCTGGATCACTGTGGAGCCCTGCCCTGGTTTCTCCAGAAGACCAGCTTTAAAGGCAGAACCTTCATGACCCATGCCACAAAAGCCATTTACCGGTGGCTACTGTCAGACTACGTCAAAGTCAG CAATATCGCTGCAGATGACATGCTGTACACTGAGACTGACTTGGAAGAGAGCATGGATAAGATTGAAACCATCAACTTCCATGAGGTCAAAGAAGTGGCTGGAATCAAGTTCTGGTGTTACCATGCGGGGCACGTGCTGGGAGCTGCCATGTTTATGATTGAAATAGCTGGAGTCAAG CTGCTTTACACGGGAGACTTCTCTCGACAAGAAGACAGGCACCTAATGGCAGCTGAGATTCCCAGTGTCAAACCTGACATTCTTATCATA GAGTCGACCTACGGCACCCACATCCATGAAAAGAGGGAGGAGCGAGAAGCTCGCTTCTGTAACACAGTCCATGACATTGTCAACAGAGAAGGCCGCTGTTTGATTCCTGTGTTTGCCTTAGGACGGGCCCAGGAACTGCTGCTCATCCTCG ACGAGTATTGGCAGAACCACCCAGAACTCCACGACATTCCAATTTACTATGCTTCATCCCTGGCTAAAAAGTGCATGGCTGTGTACCAGACCTACGTCAACGCAATGAATGACAAGATCCGCAAAGCCATTAACATTAACAACCCTTTTGTTTTCAAGCATATCAGCAATCTCAAG AGCATGGATCACTTTGATGACATTGGTCCCAGTGTGGTGATGGCGTCTCCAGGAATGATGCAGAGTGGATTGTCCAGGGAGCTTTTTGAGAGTTGGTGCACTGATAAAAGGAATGGGGTCATCATAGCTGGATACTGTGTGGAGGGTACGCTGGCCAAG CACATCATGTCTGAGCCAGAGGAGATCACCACCATGTCAGGACAGAAGCTTCAGCTGAAGATGTCGGTGGACTACATTTCCTTCTCTGCCCACACAGACTACCAGCAGACCAGCGAGTTTATCAGAGCACTCAAGCCACCACATGTG ATCCTGGTCCATGGGGAGCAGAATGAGATGGCCCGTCTGAAGGCTGCACTGATCAGAGAGTATGAGGATAATGACCAAGTTCATATTGAAGTCCACAATCCACGCAACACAGAAGCTGTCACCCTCAATTTCAGAGGAGAGAAACTGGCCAAG GTAATGGGCTCTCTGGCTGATAAGAAGTGTGTTCAGGGTCAGAGGGTGTCAGGCATACTGGTAAAAAAGAACTTCAACTACCACATACTTAATCCCTCAGACTTGTCTA CTTATACAGAGCTGGCTATGAGTACAGTGAAACAGACCCAGGCAATCCCCTTCACTGGACCGTATTCGCTGCTCGTCTGCCATCTGAGGAACCTCACCG GTGATGTAGAGGAGTTGGAAGGAACTGAGAAGAACACTCTGAAGATCTTTAAAAGCATCACTCTGATCCACACGGCTGGtatggttctgctggag TGGATCGCTAACCCTCTGAATGACATGTATGCTGATGCTGTGACGACTGTAGTTCTGGAAGTCCAGTCGAATCCAAAGGCCCAGAAAG TGATGGAGACCCAGAGTACCAGCATGGACATGGATGTGTTCCAGACTCGACTTGAAGTCATGCTGCA GGACATGTTTGGAGAAGAAAGTGTGGATTTCAGAGATGGTAAAACAATCTATGTGACGGTGGATACAAAGACGGTTCATATTTGCTGTGAAACAAGG TCTGTGTGCTACGAGGATGAATCCACAGAGGACGACTCCCTGAGAGAGATGGTGGAGCTGGCAGTGCAGCGGCTCTACGACGCCCTCAATCCTGTAATCTGA
- the LOC114847946 gene encoding dnaJ homolog subfamily C member 30, mitochondrial-like, whose protein sequence is MAEVRLCFGRRVCHFAHKTRNRNLLGSQKKLSKYAREASRLSVGFLLGDTQYNRLYGAEDAADALTAELCQRVDAGGPSRCDSVTFKTHSLLAANRWGTSPSPRLFWRHAWIDQNVRAYSGNGTGAEPLYKSKTGYYEVLEVPPTATQAQIKTAYYKQSFIYHPDRNSGSDQATTRFSEISEAYTVLGSKALRKKYDRGLLCLSDLTAANRPSGRDSTGGPVRQPGGSGSVAGQHVRRGSFDFDTFYKSHYSEQLQRERDIRVRKEEMMKRKKKSMA, encoded by the exons ATGGCGGAGGTCAGGTTGTGTTTTGGAAGGAGAGTCTGCCACTTTGCGCATAAAACACGTAACCGTAACCTGTTGGGAAGTCAGAAGAAGCTAAGTAAATATGCAAGAGAGGCGTCTCGTCTGTCGGTGGGGTTTCTTTTGGGTGATACTCAATACAACCGACTGTACGGAGCGGAAGACGCCGCGGACGCGCTGACCGCGGAACTTTGTCAGCGCGTCGACGCAGGAGGACCTTCACGGTGTGACTCTGTCACTTTTAAAACGCATTCGCTTCTTGCTGCTAATCGTTGGGGCACTTCTCCCAGCCCCCGTTTGTTTTGGAGACATGCTTGGATTGATCAGAATGTCAGAGCTTACAGCGGCAACGGAACCGGAGCGGAGCCTCTTTACAAAAGCAAAACGGGCTATTATGAAGTGTTAGAGGTACCGCCCACTGCCACTCAGGCCCAGATAAAAACCGCCTACTACAAGCAGTCCTTCATCTACCACCCAGACCGAAACTCCGGCAGCGACCAGGCCACCACCCGCTTCTCTGAAATCAGCGAGGCCTACACGGTGCTGGGGAGCAAGGCCCTGAGGAAGAAGTACGACCGGggtctgctgtgtctgtcagaccTCACCGCCGCAAACAGACCCTCCGGCCGGGACTCCACCGGGGGCCCCGTGAGGCAGCCCGGGGGCAGCGGATCTGTGGCGGGCCAACATGTCCGGCGAGGCTCCTTTGACTTCGACACGTTTTACAAGTCCCACTACagcgagcagctgcagagagaaagagacatccGAGTCCGCAaggaggagatgatgaagaggaaaaagaagtcGATGG CTTAA
- the LOC114847945 gene encoding cleavage and polyadenylation specificity factor subunit 3 isoform X2: protein MATKRKVEVIVPAEESDQLLIRPLGAGQEVGRSCIILEFKGRKIMLDCGIHPGLEGMDALPYIDLIDPAEIDLLLISHFHLDHCGALPWFLQKTSFKGRTFMTHATKAIYRWLLSDYVKVSNIAADDMLYTETDLEESMDKIETINFHEVKEVAGIKFWCYHAGHVLGAAMFMIEIAGVKLLYTGDFSRQEDRHLMAAEIPSVKPDILIIESTYGTHIHEKREEREARFCNTVHDIVNREGRCLIPVFALGRAQELLLILDEYWQNHPELHDIPIYYASSLAKKCMAVYQTYVNAMNDKIRKAININNPFVFKHISNLKSMDHFDDIGPSVVMASPGMMQSGLSRELFESWCTDKRNGVIIAGYCVEGTLAKHIMSEPEEITTMSGQKLQLKMSVDYISFSAHTDYQQTSEFIRALKPPHVILVHGEQNEMARLKAALIREYEDNDQVHIEVHNPRNTEAVTLNFRGEKLAKVMGSLADKKCVQGQRVSGILVKKNFNYHILNPSDLSTYTELAMSTVKQTQAIPFTGPYSLLVCHLRNLTGDVEELEGTEKNTLKIFKSITLIHTAGMVLLEIKQ from the exons ATGGCTACAAAGCGCAAAGTAGAAGTGATTGTTCCTGCTGAGGAAAGTGACCAGCTCCTTATTCGCCCGCT TGGGGCTGGTCAGGAGGTCGGGAGGTCATGCATCATCTTAGAGTTTAAAGGAAGGAAAATAATG CTGGACTGTGGCATTCACCCTGGCTTGGAGGGGATGGATGCTCTTCCCTACATAGACTTGATCGACCCAGCTGAGATagacctgctgctcatcagccA TTTCCACCTGGATCACTGTGGAGCCCTGCCCTGGTTTCTCCAGAAGACCAGCTTTAAAGGCAGAACCTTCATGACCCATGCCACAAAAGCCATTTACCGGTGGCTACTGTCAGACTACGTCAAAGTCAG CAATATCGCTGCAGATGACATGCTGTACACTGAGACTGACTTGGAAGAGAGCATGGATAAGATTGAAACCATCAACTTCCATGAGGTCAAAGAAGTGGCTGGAATCAAGTTCTGGTGTTACCATGCGGGGCACGTGCTGGGAGCTGCCATGTTTATGATTGAAATAGCTGGAGTCAAG CTGCTTTACACGGGAGACTTCTCTCGACAAGAAGACAGGCACCTAATGGCAGCTGAGATTCCCAGTGTCAAACCTGACATTCTTATCATA GAGTCGACCTACGGCACCCACATCCATGAAAAGAGGGAGGAGCGAGAAGCTCGCTTCTGTAACACAGTCCATGACATTGTCAACAGAGAAGGCCGCTGTTTGATTCCTGTGTTTGCCTTAGGACGGGCCCAGGAACTGCTGCTCATCCTCG ACGAGTATTGGCAGAACCACCCAGAACTCCACGACATTCCAATTTACTATGCTTCATCCCTGGCTAAAAAGTGCATGGCTGTGTACCAGACCTACGTCAACGCAATGAATGACAAGATCCGCAAAGCCATTAACATTAACAACCCTTTTGTTTTCAAGCATATCAGCAATCTCAAG AGCATGGATCACTTTGATGACATTGGTCCCAGTGTGGTGATGGCGTCTCCAGGAATGATGCAGAGTGGATTGTCCAGGGAGCTTTTTGAGAGTTGGTGCACTGATAAAAGGAATGGGGTCATCATAGCTGGATACTGTGTGGAGGGTACGCTGGCCAAG CACATCATGTCTGAGCCAGAGGAGATCACCACCATGTCAGGACAGAAGCTTCAGCTGAAGATGTCGGTGGACTACATTTCCTTCTCTGCCCACACAGACTACCAGCAGACCAGCGAGTTTATCAGAGCACTCAAGCCACCACATGTG ATCCTGGTCCATGGGGAGCAGAATGAGATGGCCCGTCTGAAGGCTGCACTGATCAGAGAGTATGAGGATAATGACCAAGTTCATATTGAAGTCCACAATCCACGCAACACAGAAGCTGTCACCCTCAATTTCAGAGGAGAGAAACTGGCCAAG GTAATGGGCTCTCTGGCTGATAAGAAGTGTGTTCAGGGTCAGAGGGTGTCAGGCATACTGGTAAAAAAGAACTTCAACTACCACATACTTAATCCCTCAGACTTGTCTA CTTATACAGAGCTGGCTATGAGTACAGTGAAACAGACCCAGGCAATCCCCTTCACTGGACCGTATTCGCTGCTCGTCTGCCATCTGAGGAACCTCACCG GTGATGTAGAGGAGTTGGAAGGAACTGAGAAGAACACTCTGAAGATCTTTAAAAGCATCACTCTGATCCACACGGCTGGtatggttctgctggag ATAAAACAATGA
- the itgb1bp1 gene encoding integrin beta-1-binding protein 1, producing MFRKVKKRHSSSSSQSSEISTKSKSVDSSLGGLSRSSTVASLDTDSTKSSGNSASDTCAEFRVKYVGAIENLKFEMSKTLQEPLDLINYIDAAQQDGKLPFVPGDEEMSLGVSKYGVKVASLDQCNVLHRHPLYLIVRMLCYDDGLGAGKNLLALKTTDAEQADCSIWVYQCASAEQAQSICKVLSSSFDCALMSDKS from the exons ATGTTTCGGAAGGTCAAGaagcgccacagcagcagcagctcgcagAGCAGTGAGATCAGCACCAAAAGCAAG TCAGTGGACTCCAGTTTGGGAGGACTGTCCAGATCGAGCACCGTCGCCAGCCTTGATACAGACTCCACCAAGAGCTCAG GTAACAGCGCATCTGATACGTGTGCTGAGTTCCGCGTGAAATATGTTGGAGCTATCGAGAACTTAAAGTTTGAAATGAGTAAAACCCTTCAGGAGCCTCTGGACCTCATCAACTATATAGATGCTGCTCAG CAAGATGGAAAGCTGCCCTTTGTGCCGGGAGACGAGGAGATGAGCCTTGGAGTTTCTAAGTATGGTGTGAAAGTGGCCTCGCTGGACCAGTGT AACGTGCTGCATCGCCACCCGCTCTACCTGATCGTGCGCATGCTGTGTTACGACGACGGCCTCGGCGCCGGCAAGAACCTCCTGGCCCTCAAAACCACCGATGCAGAACAAGCGGACTGCAGCATCTGGGTGTACCAGTGCGCCAGCGCG GAGCAggcgcagtccatctgcaagGTGCTGTCCTCTTCCTTCGACTGCGCTCTGATGTCGGACAAGTCCTGA